The following proteins are encoded in a genomic region of Pseudomonas sp. Os17:
- a CDS encoding DUF6586 family protein, which translates to MAHELYTRTNQKIYFAGLALEALARAEEGRAMNAQALVQAGRESVLFHLYGALLGLCHEIAGFYRLPQASAARVEQILNREVLDSIAIPELAELLELAQSPQTWLAQLLSAYNELFQPPRAPHKPKGDVTQPLIVAVNLDEPEPAPELSREELESWRQNLKALAIRFRDGLNEC; encoded by the coding sequence ATGGCCCACGAGCTCTATACCCGTACCAATCAGAAAATCTACTTTGCCGGCCTGGCGCTCGAAGCCCTGGCTCGGGCCGAAGAGGGGCGGGCGATGAATGCCCAGGCGCTGGTCCAGGCGGGGCGCGAGTCGGTGCTGTTCCATCTCTACGGTGCCTTGCTGGGGCTATGCCACGAGATCGCCGGGTTCTACCGTCTGCCACAGGCCAGTGCTGCCCGGGTCGAGCAGATCCTTAATCGTGAGGTGCTGGACAGCATTGCCATTCCCGAACTGGCGGAACTGCTGGAGCTGGCGCAGAGTCCACAGACCTGGCTGGCGCAACTGTTGTCCGCTTACAACGAGCTGTTTCAACCGCCGCGAGCGCCGCACAAGCCCAAGGGGGACGTGACCCAGCCGCTGATTGTGGCGGTTAATCTGGACGAGCCGGAGCCGGCGCCGGAACTGAGTCGGGAAGAACTGGAGAGCTGGCGGCAGAATCTCAAGGCTCTGGCCATTCGTTTTCGAGATGGCTTGAACGAGTGTTGA
- the topA gene encoding type I DNA topoisomerase: protein MGKSLVIVESPAKAKTINKYLGNQYVVKSSIGHIRDLPTSGSASAAKEPAAKRGKAAAGETAALSPKEKARKQLVSRMGVDPEHGWKAKYEILPGKEKVIEELRRLAKDADTIYLATDLDREGEAIAWHLREAIGGDDSRYKRVVFNEITKKAIQEAFSQPGELDIHRVNAQQARRFLDRVVGYMVSPLLWAKIARGLSAGRVQSVAVKLVVEREREIRAFIPEEYWEVHADLGTAKGSKVRFEVARENGEAFKPLNETQAMAALEKLKASAYSVAKREDKPTSSKPSAPFITSTLQQAASNRLGFGVKKTMMMAQRLYEAGYITYMRTDSTNLSADAVAMARTYIEDEFGNKYLPASPNVYSSKEGAQEAHEAIRPSDVNTHPSKLSGMERDAERLYELIWRQFVACQMLPAQYLSTTVSVAAGDFELRAKGRILKFDGYTRVMPQISKPGDDDVLPDMAQGEVLKLIKLDPSQHFTKPPARYSEASLVKEMEKRGIGRPSTYAAIISTIQDRGYVTLHNRRFYSEKMGDIVTERLSESFSNLMDYGFTAGMEENLDDVAQGERDWKNVLDEFYGDFKKKLEVAEGAESGMRANQPVMTDIPCLTCGRPMQIRTASTGVFLGCSGYSLPPKERCKATVNLVPGDEIAADDEGESESLVLRGKHRCPICSTAMDAYLLDEKRKLHICGNNPDCAGYEIEEGSYRIKGYEGPSLECDKCGSEMQLKTGRFGKFFGCTNATCKNTRKLLKSGDAAPPKMDPVKMPELKCEKVNDTYILRDGASGLFLAASQFPKNRETRAPLVLELIPHKDEIDPKYHFLCEAPKKDPEGRPAVVRYSRKTKEQYVQTEVDGKPTGWRAFYDGGTWKVEDKR from the coding sequence ATGGGCAAATCGCTGGTCATTGTGGAATCCCCGGCTAAGGCCAAGACCATCAACAAGTACTTGGGCAACCAATACGTGGTGAAGTCGAGTATCGGCCATATCCGAGACCTGCCCACCAGCGGTTCGGCCAGTGCCGCCAAAGAGCCGGCCGCCAAGCGTGGCAAGGCCGCTGCGGGCGAAACTGCGGCCCTGTCGCCGAAGGAAAAAGCGCGCAAGCAGCTGGTGTCGCGCATGGGCGTCGACCCCGAGCACGGCTGGAAGGCCAAGTACGAAATCCTTCCTGGCAAGGAAAAGGTCATCGAAGAGCTGCGCCGCCTTGCCAAGGATGCCGACACCATCTATCTCGCAACGGACTTGGACCGCGAAGGGGAGGCCATCGCCTGGCACCTGCGGGAAGCCATCGGCGGTGATGACAGCCGCTACAAGCGCGTGGTGTTCAACGAAATCACCAAGAAGGCGATCCAGGAAGCCTTCTCCCAGCCGGGCGAGCTGGACATTCATCGGGTCAACGCTCAGCAGGCCCGGCGCTTTCTTGACCGTGTGGTGGGCTACATGGTCTCCCCGTTGCTGTGGGCGAAGATTGCCCGTGGCCTGTCCGCCGGTCGTGTGCAGTCGGTAGCCGTGAAGCTGGTGGTGGAGCGCGAGCGTGAGATTCGCGCCTTCATTCCGGAAGAGTACTGGGAAGTCCACGCCGACCTGGGCACTGCCAAGGGCTCGAAGGTGCGCTTCGAAGTGGCTCGCGAGAACGGTGAAGCCTTCAAGCCGCTCAACGAAACCCAGGCCATGGCTGCCCTGGAGAAGCTCAAGGCTTCGGCCTACAGCGTCGCCAAGCGTGAAGACAAACCCACCAGCAGCAAGCCGTCAGCGCCATTTATCACCTCCACCCTGCAGCAGGCCGCGAGCAACCGCCTGGGCTTCGGGGTGAAGAAGACCATGATGATGGCCCAGCGTCTGTATGAAGCCGGCTACATCACCTACATGCGTACCGACTCCACCAACCTCTCGGCTGATGCCGTGGCGATGGCGCGGACCTATATCGAAGACGAGTTCGGCAACAAGTACCTGCCGGCCTCGCCCAACGTCTACAGCAGCAAGGAAGGGGCCCAGGAGGCGCACGAAGCGATTCGTCCGTCCGACGTCAACACCCACCCAAGCAAGCTGTCGGGCATGGAACGTGACGCCGAGCGGCTCTACGAGCTGATCTGGCGCCAGTTCGTCGCCTGCCAGATGCTGCCGGCGCAATACCTGTCCACCACCGTCAGCGTGGCCGCTGGGGACTTCGAGCTGCGCGCCAAGGGCCGCATCCTCAAGTTCGACGGCTACACCCGGGTCATGCCGCAGATCAGCAAGCCAGGTGATGACGATGTGCTGCCGGACATGGCCCAGGGCGAAGTGCTGAAGTTGATCAAGCTCGACCCAAGCCAGCACTTCACCAAGCCGCCAGCGCGCTATTCCGAAGCCAGCCTGGTGAAGGAAATGGAAAAACGCGGCATCGGTCGTCCTTCGACCTATGCGGCGATCATTTCGACCATTCAGGATCGCGGCTACGTAACCCTGCACAACCGTCGGTTCTATTCGGAAAAGATGGGTGACATCGTCACCGAACGTCTCTCTGAAAGCTTCTCCAATCTCATGGACTACGGCTTCACCGCCGGCATGGAAGAGAACCTCGATGACGTGGCCCAGGGCGAGCGCGACTGGAAGAACGTCCTTGACGAGTTCTACGGCGACTTCAAGAAGAAACTCGAAGTGGCCGAGGGCGCCGAAAGCGGCATGCGCGCCAACCAGCCGGTCATGACAGATATTCCATGCCTGACCTGCGGTCGGCCGATGCAGATTCGCACCGCCTCCACTGGTGTATTCCTCGGTTGCTCGGGCTATAGCCTGCCACCCAAGGAGCGTTGCAAGGCCACCGTCAACCTGGTGCCGGGCGACGAGATCGCCGCGGACGACGAGGGCGAATCCGAATCCCTGGTACTGCGTGGCAAGCACCGTTGCCCGATCTGCAGCACGGCGATGGACGCTTACCTGCTGGATGAAAAGCGCAAGCTGCACATCTGCGGCAACAACCCGGATTGCGCCGGCTACGAGATCGAAGAGGGCAGCTACCGGATCAAGGGCTACGAGGGCCCGAGCCTGGAATGTGACAAGTGCGGCAGCGAGATGCAGCTCAAGACCGGTCGTTTCGGCAAGTTCTTCGGTTGCACCAACGCCACTTGCAAGAACACCCGCAAGCTGCTGAAAAGCGGTGATGCGGCGCCGCCGAAGATGGATCCGGTGAAGATGCCTGAGCTGAAATGCGAGAAGGTCAACGACACCTACATCCTGCGCGACGGTGCTTCGGGCCTGTTCCTGGCTGCCAGCCAGTTCCCGAAAAACCGTGAAACCCGGGCGCCGTTGGTGCTGGAGTTGATCCCGCACAAGGACGAGATTGATCCGAAGTACCACTTCCTCTGCGAAGCACCGAAGAAGGACCCAGAGGGGCGTCCTGCGGTGGTGCGCTATAGCCGCAAGACCAAGGAGCAGTACGTGCAGACCGAGGTTGATGGCAAGCCTACCGGCTGGCGCGCGTTCTACGACGGCGGCACCTGGAAGGTCGAAGACAAGCGCTAG
- the sulA gene encoding SOS-induced cell division inhibitor SulA, translating into MQFPHTPQQAQLPLFEAFLAQPLAPALKEVAESPWNKDPEAFSELSLRGAAGNCLNLLAPILRELSQEQDARWLTLIAPPSSLTQSWLRDAGLNRERILLLHPRGSQSPQQLACEALRLGRSHTVVSWLNPLSTSARQQLISAARTGDAQSLNIRLG; encoded by the coding sequence ATGCAGTTCCCCCATACACCACAGCAAGCCCAACTGCCGTTGTTTGAAGCGTTCCTGGCCCAGCCATTGGCGCCTGCGCTCAAAGAAGTGGCCGAGTCGCCCTGGAATAAAGATCCAGAGGCTTTCAGCGAACTGTCGTTACGCGGCGCCGCCGGGAACTGCCTGAACCTCCTGGCACCCATCCTCAGAGAGTTGAGCCAGGAGCAGGACGCCCGGTGGCTGACCTTGATCGCCCCACCCTCAAGCCTGACCCAAAGCTGGCTGCGGGATGCCGGCCTGAATCGCGAACGCATCCTGCTGCTTCACCCCCGAGGCTCTCAGAGCCCACAGCAACTGGCTTGCGAGGCCCTGCGCCTGGGGCGCAGCCACACAGTGGTCAGTTGGCTGAACCCATTGAGCACTAGCGCACGGCAACAGTTGATCAGCGCCGCACGCACGGGCGATGCGCAAAGCCTGAATATTCGCCTGGGATAA
- a CDS encoding LemA family protein yields the protein MELLLVIAIALGVLAYVHYNKIVSAHNRAQRAWSDVLTYQRQRIKVLDLLEPQVAGFQAYESQLLEKIVGLRSAIGSLPSAADGDALKSVDEGSKALLGGLNLAFEAYPDLKSATLLSNLMREVAEQEGNIGGAITLFNLNVEHFNNSIQMFPGSLVNRLSLNKSLITPFSDSQASAGFEYKPNF from the coding sequence ATGGAGTTGTTGTTGGTCATTGCGATCGCCTTGGGCGTTCTGGCCTATGTGCACTACAACAAGATCGTCAGCGCACACAACCGCGCCCAGCGGGCCTGGTCGGACGTGCTGACCTACCAGCGGCAGCGAATCAAGGTGCTGGATCTGCTGGAACCGCAAGTGGCCGGTTTTCAGGCGTATGAGAGCCAACTGCTGGAGAAGATCGTTGGCTTGCGTAGCGCCATTGGCAGCTTGCCATCTGCTGCCGATGGCGATGCGTTGAAGTCGGTCGACGAGGGCAGCAAAGCCCTGTTGGGGGGCTTGAACCTGGCGTTTGAGGCCTATCCGGATCTCAAGTCCGCCACCCTGTTGAGCAACCTGATGCGTGAGGTTGCCGAGCAGGAAGGCAATATCGGTGGAGCCATCACTCTGTTCAACCTGAATGTGGAGCATTTCAACAACTCCATTCAGATGTTCCCCGGTTCCTTGGTTAATCGGTTGAGCTTGAACAAGTCGCTGATCACGCCATTTTCCGACAGCCAGGCTTCGGCGGGTTTTGAATACAAGCCGAATTTCTGA
- a CDS encoding DUF1653 domain-containing protein yields MQLQPGLYQHYKGPQYRVFSVARHSETEEEVVFYQALYGDYGFWVRPLSMFLESVEVDGEQVPRFALVQAEPSLFSPA; encoded by the coding sequence ATGCAGTTACAACCCGGGCTCTATCAGCATTACAAGGGGCCGCAGTACCGCGTTTTCAGCGTGGCGCGGCACTCGGAAACGGAAGAAGAAGTGGTGTTCTATCAAGCCCTGTATGGGGATTACGGTTTTTGGGTACGCCCCTTGAGCATGTTCCTGGAGTCGGTCGAAGTTGACGGCGAGCAGGTCCCACGCTTTGCTTTGGTGCAGGCCGAACCCAGTCTTTTTTCACCGGCATAA